From the Eschrichtius robustus isolate mEscRob2 chromosome 3, mEscRob2.pri, whole genome shotgun sequence genome, the window tcattctactctTGTGCAGCTGGGATTTTAAGAGTCTCAGCTGCCCGGGGACAGCTCAGTGAAATAATTCCCTACCTCCAAGATTCTCTGTCCTCCAACTGATTGTAAGATTCAATGCCTCTGAAATTCTAAGTCTCAGATTCTATGACAGATGATAAGACTCTATGATTCACTCATTCGAACATTCTTAGCTTCTGATTGTCTTATTCTAAGATTCTACCATTCTAATTCTGAGGTTCTATGGGCTCAAAAATTCTAAGGGTGGAAGATTCTATGAGCCTCTGTAGGTTGGGGCTATAAGGGggagtgtgtgtctgtgcctgGATAAAATGTAAGCCGGGGCTGGGGGGGCAGGGCCAGGGAGCAAGGGGTGGGCACGGGAATCCGGCATTTTCTGGAAGGCACAGACATTCATTCCCTGTGGCCTCTTTGCCATCACAATGTTGAGCCCTTGAGAGTGCATGGCAGTTGGCGGGGCAGGGCAAGCTTTCCAGGGCACTGGGCTgatatccctcctccccccaccatggGCACTGCCCCCCCTTCTtttgccccctcccaccccccccccctttcccacGGGGGCACAACTAACATGGCGTTCCTGGCCGAGgctgagctgagcagggggctggggACCGCTCCACACGCTGAGCAGGGGAGGAGCAGGCTGGCCCAGGGGCACCGCTCCGACCTCGGGGGCGGCACAGACATGGGAGAAGGGGGGAGACACACGGGAAGTGGGAAGAGATGGGGCAGTGTGAGCCCcgagtggggtgggagggggagggcagatgagagagagagaggtgggttAGGGTGGGCGAGGGGCTGCAGCTGAGCACACCGGGTGCCCACCTTGCCTGCACCCTTGATGCACCAAGGTCAGGGAGCCCCGGTCGCATCATCAAGCCCTGAGTCTCCAAGAGTGGCTGTGGCCCACCCTCCCTACAGCATTTCCCACAAGGCCAAGTCACAGCGAGCCCCCTCCCCTTACCCGGCCCTCTGCTTCTTGGACTTGTCTGAGATGCCATCACGAGCCATGAGCTTGTTGAAGACGATGATTCCGATGAGCATATTCACCTGGGGGCCCGGTGGAGTGGGGTAGGGGAAGACAGGATCACCAGATGCCCTCCTGGCAGGGAAATCCCCAGGTGGAGGAGGTAGACCCCCTGGGGCCATGCCCCTCCCAGGATGCTGCAGGGGCACATACCAGGACAATGACAGCTGCTGGGCCCACGAAGGCATAAAGCAGACCACCCTCCAGAGAGAGCCAGCAGCTGGGGAGGGCGGAAAGAGGGGGTATCAGACAACCAGTGGGCCCGCTCCCATGCTCAAACACCATCCCTCAGGGCTCCCTGAGCTGCCAGGTCACCTTACGCATGGGGCAGGGACCCAGACAGGGTGAGAGCGAGCCACTGACTGTTGCTGAGACCCTCTAACAAGGGCCCTGGGGCTACCAGGGTTGATCCCTGACCTAAATGGTTCTGAGATTATCCAATCCCAGCACAGCCTTTTATAGTCAGGGAAACAGGCTGAGACGGGAGAATGTGCCCAAAGTCCCACAGCAGGAGTGGGCCAGGATCACAGCCCGAGAAGTCTGGAGGCCTATCAGGTCCACTGACTCCCGCTTCCCACCCCGGGAAGGCCCACGTACTAGCTGGATGTACCGTATCCTTTGGTGCGGGTAAAGCCGACCGACACGGCCACCACCAGGGCAGGCAGACCTGGGGGAGCGGGGGAGCCAGAGTGAGATGGCCGCTCGTCCTCAGGGTCCTTCATTCTCCCAGACCCCCAGCCCAGCTGACCCCTGTGCCCAGAGAGCAGGGCCGGGGCCGGAAGCTCACTTGCTGCCCCTGCCCCCAAGGCCCAGTGACAGGGTCCAGCACGAGCCCTGCTCACCCCAGCCCAGGCAAAGGAAGCGCTTGCGGACGAGGCGGGTGCGCATCCGTCCGATGACAGCCAGGTAGGACTGCCAGGCCTCAGTGAGCACCCAGCAAAAGGACGAGAGGAAGAAAAAGTGCAGGAAGGCGGCTGTCATGGTGCACACACCCtgcagggagaaggagagggagggagtggcCCTGAGCAGCCGCCAGGGTGGGAGGCGCCGGGCTTCCCACGTCTGCTGCTGGGCGCTGCCACAGCCGcccacctgagctccgcctcccaCAGAACCCTGCCAGGCACCCCCGTCTTCCTGCACCCACACACAGCACGACACAGGCCCGGTGACACGCACACGGCACTCGGCATCCAGGAGGCGGGCGGGCAGGCTGCCCACGCACAGACGGGGCTGTCAGGGAGGGGGACAAACAGGAGTGCCTGCCACGTCATGGCCGGGTGGGCCCCACGTCTGGCACCAGCAGGGCTGGCGCTGTGCAGAGAGGGCCGAGGGGGCATAAGGGACAGCCAACACAGATCAGATGCGGGCAAGTGGCACAGGAGGCTTCGCTTGGGCTCCCACATGCCCGCAGACACGCCCAACACACGTGTGCACAGGCGCTCGGCTCACGTACACGTTCACAGATGTACACAGACATCCCTCACTGGAGTACACACACCCCCTCTCCGACTCCCTCATGTACGCTCACACACTATCTcccacacacaccctcacccaaCACCCAGCTTGAGTGTCTACACACATCCGGCACTTAGTTTCATACACACGAGCACACGCGCCATCCCCCCTTCGCCCCACTCTCACACCCCGGCCCCCCTGTGAGCCTGCACCTGCCTTGCTCAGCACCCGCGACTGGCCCACGAGGATCAGGATGTTGGATGCCAGGATAGATAGGCAGAAATTCAGCAGGATGATGGAGCGTTCCGATTTTATAAACCTGGTGGGGCACAGTGGGCAGAGACAGGGGAGCTAGCCCAACCTGGGGTGGCAGGCcacctcccgccccgcccctcgccccccccaaccccccaccgtCCCACCTACCTCCAGAAGGCGGCATAGATGGCAAGGAGGGTGAGCAGCGCCATGCAGGACACAGCACAGCCGATCACAAGGGGGACCGAGGGGGAGCCCGCCAGCTCCAGGGTCTGGGGTAGAGGGGCAGACCGTCCGATGGGTCACTGGGAGAGGGCAGCTACAGGGGTGCCAtcgccctccccacctcctgtcTAGGACAGACTGGCACCCACACCTGTGTCACACCCACACACATTAGGGGACTCACCACTGCCTCCACACGTGCACAGAGCAGACCCAGTCACGTACGTGGACGTGTATTTATGCTGTCACCCGCACTCTTCCACACACAACCagacacatgtgtgtgtgtatatgcatgcaagCACCCACTGCCACACACCCCTGGGCATGTGTCATCGCTGTGAGCACCATCCCAGGGGCACAGACTTCCACGTGCAATCCCACAAGTACACCCACGCAAACGCCACGTGGGATCACCCAGATCCCCGCCAGCACTGTCACAGATGGCCACTGGCACCCAGGAGCCTCTTCTCCGGCCCAGCCCAGGCACTTCCCTCCCACTCACCAGGTCCTTGGGCGGCTGGGCCAGCACAGCAAAGGTGGACAGGTGCTGGCACTGGCAGCGAGTGTGGGCTGCCTGGGTCTCCAAGGTCTGGCAGCTCTCAGTGTCCCAGTCCCCTGAACTGGCATCTCTTGGGTGGAGGGAGAGGTGGAATGAGCCCCAGCCCAGCTCCATGGCCCCACCCCCAGTGCTGGCCACTGCCCAAGGACAGGTGAAACCCAGAGCAAGGCCACATCCAAgaggcgggcaggcaggcaggcagcgggAGCCACAGGGTTTGCCCTTGATCCCTCAGGCCAAGGATGGTGCCAAGGCACCCTCCCTCTGGCCTTCCAGGCAGGACATCCCCTCCTGAGGGAGGAGTCCCAGGGCTGCAGCCTTCCCCACACAGAGCCCCTGCCCAACTCACGCTCTGGAGTAGTCCCAGCTGGCACAGTGGGGATCCGTGGTGCCCTGAGGAGCAGAAGACCTAAGTGCAGCGTGGGTGGGAAGCTGCCCACCCGTGACCACCCCCATCCTGCCATGGCAGGCCCCACACAGGTCAGCGGTTCAGCCTGCCATCAGGGCAGACCACCTGCCCATCAGACAGGCCTTTGGCTGCCCCGGCTGGGGCATATCCACGGTCCCCGCCCAGGGCCCCACTCACGTTGATGATATAGGAGAGCTCCACGGTGATGAGGGGCTCAGCTAGTGGCTGGGTGGGGGGCCTCACAGTCACTGTCATCACCCTGGATGTGACGGCCAGCGGGGGCCTGGGGGACAGATGCTGAGGTCAGCTCCTGCCAGCAGGTGCCCAGACCCAGTCAGGAACCCTGAAGGTGCTTTGGATCGAGGGCAGGAGGCTACCATGGTGCCAAGGCCAGGGGAAGGCCTAGAGTTCAGTGGGGCCCAGGACTTTGGGTGAGGTCTAGAGCTCAGTCCAACAACCCCTGCACCTCCTCTGAAGCCTCTGGGAGCTGCATGGATGTCTTGGAGAAGCACCTGTGTCCAGAGCCAGGCGAGGGGTCCCTGAGGCTGCAGATGGCTCTCTCTGTGGCCAGCACGGGCTCAGCCCTCCTTCCCTTACCTAGGCCTCCCTGGACCCGCAGCAACCCCATCCACCCCTCCCAGGGACTCACCTGGGGGGCGGCAGGATGAGGCCGAGGGTGCGGTAGAGCACAGCACCAATCACAAAGTAGGAGGAGGACTCCTCAGGGTCTGCCGGGAGGAGGCGCTGGTGGGAGTGGCCCGGGCCAGGGGGCACGGTTCCTGGGCCTCTCCCCCTGCCAAGGCTGCCTGCTGCCCCGGATGCGGCCGGCTTCCCTGGGGAGGAGAGGCTGAGCACCTCCTTGGGTAGGAAGAGGCGGTCCTCCGAGTACCGCACCCAGTCCTTCATGCCCCGGCGGCCACGCATGGGGAACGTGATGTCGCTGGACACAGCCGAGACGGGCTCTCGCTGAATGCTGATCACTGCAgaggacagacagagacagaaacagaggggAAGGTCACAGGGGAAGAGATGAatgtgggggagacagacagcaGGAAGGCAGATGCAGACACCAAGGTTGGTACAAACAAAGAGGCGGGGAGACACGTATACAGAGAAACAACAAAGAGACGGAGCATGGGAAGAAACATGGAGACAGAGATACAAATAAGGGGTTAAATGAGGGAAAGGCAGGGcccagagaaagagaggaagatagGAAAAGCCCTCAGAAACCATCCCTCCCCCAAGGCATCCTGCGTTCGGCCACATccagcaccccctccccagcctgcctCCTTGTACCCAGGTTATCTGTGACAATCAGAGAGCTCTGGAAGGCCTTGAGAGCGTCGCCCACCAGGTGAATGAAGTCCTCCACGACCCGGAGCAGGTGCACAGAGCCAGGGGACACCTGGGGGCAGACAGGGCATAAGGGACCGAGGCAGGGGTGGGTCATGGGGGAACAAGCCTGGAAGCCCAGCCCCTCACCTGCTGAGCGTCATCCCACTTGTCCTTGTTCTCTGCATCCACCATGAAGCTCACCACCTGGAAGAAGCGCTGGGGAGAGAGCAGTGGGTGTTGGGAGGTCCCAGCCCCAGGGACAGTAGCTTCCCCGCCACAGCCACACCTGCCACCACCCCCCCCAGACTCTGCTATAGGGGCCCGGCCTCCCCCTTCAATCTAGGGCTTCTGAACCTTCAGCCCTCCTTCCTCTTGACAGGGTAGAGGGTACCTGCACGTCATCAGCCGAGGGCACATAGGTGGCTCTCTTGAAGGTGTCAGTGACATTCCTCAGAATGTCCACGGAGAAAAGCAGGTCCCCACTGTAGTAGGTGCGCCGGGCCAGCAGCTCCTGCAGGCTCCGCACCACTTGTGACATGCCCTCGCCCGCCAGCATGCGCTGCCCCTTGGCCAGGTGCTCCCGAAGCTGCCAGTGACAGGTAGGCTGCTGTCACCAGAGTGTCAAGAGCCGGGACCCGCCCCTGGCCCATCCCACTCCAGTCCACCCACCACTTGCATCCAGAGGGAAAGGGTCAGATAGAGATGCTCAAAGGGATCATGGGGAGACAGAGTCTAAGAAAGAGACCCATAAAGAGAGAATCCCCAAAGATACGTAAAGACTGAAATAGGAAcagcaaaagaaagaaggagctcagatatacatataaaagATGACAAGCACAGTTGAGGGACAAGGCACCTCCCTAATCCAAAGAGGTCATCACACGCTGGAGTGTaatgcgctctctctctctctcaaatacGAGCTCCAAGCACAAACACAACAAATACCGGTTACAGTCAGACGAGTACACACAGGCCACGTTCGCTAACAACATTCTTACCCCATGGCAAGCCctgggctgggcactggggacataaaaataatttcaactttgtccctgccttcaaggagctcccAGTCTCACAGAACACAGACATTGTGATGAGCACTCATAACACCTAATGACTGAGAAGCTCAGGGGGCTGTAGGAGCACAGGGGGAGGCACTGGAGATAAGGGAAGACATCTGAGAGTCAGGCCTTgagggatgagtaggagtttgtcAGACAAGGAGAGGCACAGCCAGGCAGAAGTGGGCACATTGTATGTACGCCAAGGCACATGGGCACGAGCAAGAATCAAGCTCCCTCCACGCCCACCAGAGTCTGGGACAGATCCTGTGTCGCCCCAGCCCAGCAGGGTGCACTCACTGACAGATACAGGTAGCGGTACTCGTGGGAGATGCAGCGGGCAAAGCTGGGCAGCCCCCAGTAGGCCACGCCCTGGGCACTGAGGAGACAGCGGCGGCTGGCAGACCCTGCACGGGGACAGGACAGAGGGTTGGGTGTGGGGGCCGAGCTCTCACTCACTTCACTCCACACCTCAGGATGGAGGCTCAAAGAGGCTGGGGGCCCGGAAGGGAGCGGCAAGAATGGCGGGTGTGGGAGGCATGCAGGGAGAGCCACCCGCCCCTCACCTGAGGCGTTGGGGGGGCACTTGTTGTAGATGATCTCTCCAGCAGCCGCCTTCTTCCACATCATCAGCATCACGTACTCGTCCCTGCACATCTCATGGAAGGCTGTTGGTACAGCGGAGGGGCTCAGCCAGGCCCAGGCACTTGCCCCCCAAGCCCCAGGGTCCGGTGGGCAATACCTGGACACCTCTTCTCACTGCAGGGCTTCACCTCCTCTCCGGTGCCCTCGCAGGGGTAGCCCTGAGCGCCTGTGGCCTGGCACATGCGGAAACGGCGCTGCCAGCCTGTGTCACATGTCTTGGAGCATAGGCTCCACGCGTTCcacggcccccacttgccgtctGTGGCTGCAGAGATGGGGGGCGTGAGTGGCCCCAGGCGCCCCCTGGGCCAGGGCCGCCACCTGCCCGCCCTTTGCCGTGCACTCACCCGGGCACTCAAGGTTGCCGCACTCCCGGGTGTCAGTGAGGGCCCCGGTACACGTGGCCCAGGCTGGGCCCGCCACACTGCACTTCCGGCTGCGCTGCTGGGTCCCATTAGCACAGGACATGGAGCACGGGCCCCAGGGACCCCATTCTAGCCACTGGCCTTCCACTGCATGGGGAGACACAAGCAGGGTTGGCTGTTGAGCAAGGGGTGTGGGGATGCGTCAGGGCAGAGCACCGCAGGGAGATGGCATTCAGATTTAAATAAGGCCAGACCCACTGGAGAGGGGTGGATGAAGCGGGGCTGGAGGGAGCTGGTggtgcctgggcctgggcctgcctgcctgccaccaGCTCCAGGAACAGAGGACCCCTCTCCACTCAGCACTGAGGCACATGCTCTCTTCTGGCTAGGGAAACGGGCCCCGGGCCACCTTCTGATCTTTGCCCACATGTAAGCCCAGCTTTGTGTCCCCTCACAGCCCAGCTGGCCATGAGCACCAAAGTGCTATGAACAACAAGGGTAGTCCAGGGCTCAGGGGAAGGGGCACTGGCAAGCAGCCCCCTTTAGATGGAATCACAGGGTGCCAACTCCAAGTAGGCTGGGCCAGGTCACCTCCCACGCTGGCAGGTAGACTCTGCCAGTCTCCCCATGCTTGGTCAAAGCTCACTGGGGTTCCCCCAGGGGCAGGGCATTGGACCTGACTTCCTCCCCTTTCCCGACCCCCACCCAGCTGGGCAGCGCCCGCCTGGAAGCCCACGGGTGCTACTGACCCGGGCAGGCGGCCATACTGCAGAGCTTAGTCTGCAGCTCGGGACCCTCGCAGGCCTTGCCGCCGTGCTGGGGGGGCACGCAGGTCCGCATCCGGCTCCGGGACCCCCGCCCGCAGCtgcgggagcacaggctccaggaccCCCACTCCTCCCACACgccgtgcactgcaaggaagcaCGTGGCCGGTGGCTGGGCGGCACCTTGGCCCCGCCCACTGCCCACCCGCCCACCAATCAGGAGCTCCGGCAGCTCTGCCACTGCTCCTCATTGGATCTGCCCTGGGCCCCAGGATTCCGCCCtttgtggggggtggggatgtggaAGACACAGACTTCTAGTCCCAACTCACACAGGACACTGCCTGTGGACACCCGGACGGGGAGACTAGAATCAACCCAGGAGGGGAGCCAGGGGTCCTCCTCTCCTGGGGGCACAGGAAAGCCCAGGAAAGGGCTCAAGATCTACCCCACCTTaccccatccccatccctccccaccccagatcCAGAGCAAGAATCCAACATGGCAGGCCTGGGGCAAGAgaatgcccctccccaccccaagcgCAGGGACACACAAATAGACATGACCCTCTACGTGGACACTGACACAAAGAGCTCACATTGGAACATGGCTTTGCCCCACCCCTTTGCAAGCTCCTGGCACACCCCCAGCTGCCAAGACCCCTTCCCAGGTAGCCCTACTTTAAGTTCCCAGCCAGGAGCTGATCTGGCCTAGGTACCACTTGCACTCCCTCAGGCACAAGGGGCAGGACCCGCTGAAGCTGCCGAGCCCCTCCTGACGGACAGGCAGTCCCCACAGGCACATGCACATTCTCAACAACTCCATGCTGAACTGAGGAAGGCTTCAGGGTCTAGGGGAGGCTCCCtggggagtgggatagggagtcagaggagggaggggatggtCAGAgaaagcttcatttttttttttttttaagtggcattTCTCTTAGATCTTGAAGGACAGGCTGAATTTTAATAGCCAAGGTAGAGGTGGAGGGGATAGGATGAGAATAGGCAAGTGCAGGGTGGTGGGAAAGTGCAAGAGGTGCTGGTGTGGCCAGAGCATAGGGAACACGGAAGGCGGTGAGGGTAAAAAGACAAGCCTTGATTACCAGGACGTAGGCATCAGGGGAGTGATGTGCCCAGAACCAAGCCTGCTGGTGCGGGCCCTGGTCTGATTCATCTGTGTCCCCGATGCCCTGTGCGGGGCTGGGcacggtgggggggtggggggacagtcaAGTTTGCTGAATGAAAGGAGGAGGCAGCCAACCATCTTTGGAAGATGAACTTGCCTGAGTCCCAGGCAGGACCCGACCCTGCAGGCAGACTGGGCGGGGAGGATGGGCATACCTGGGCAGGTGGCTGAATTGTTGCAGGGCCGGGTCTCCCGCAGGGGCCCGCTGCACAGGGTCCCATAGGGGGAGGACACGCAGGAGCGGGTCCGCACCTGCAGGCCCTGCCCACACGTCAGGGAACACACGCTCCACGGGGACCACTCCTCAGCCGCTGGGTCGCCTACGAGAGAGGGACAGCGTCGGCGGCAGGGGGCATCTCCCAAGCACTCAGTCTCATAGGAATCCTCCTACCCTGACCCCAAGTGACAGGCTCTTCAGGAGGCAATCCAGCCCTGCCCACAGGCCTCGCATGGCAGAGAGACACGACTGAGCTCCAGGACATAGACACAGACGGGCACACGCCAAGCACACATGCCACCAGACGCCACAGAGTCGGGCCCCCGCCACAGAGGAAGGGAGGCGGGCCCGAGTTACCTGTCTGCGCCATGTACAGCCCAGGCTCATCTGCAGACCTTGGCCACTGGGTTTTCACCTTCGGTTCCTCTTCCGGCTCCTCACCTGGAACACGGAGGTGGTGGCAGGGGCTCAGCAGAGGCCAGCTCAGTCCCGCCAAGGTGGCACAGAGAGGGCAGCCTTGCTCGCCCTCAGCCAGAGGGTCTGGAACCAACTGCAGGTGACGCTGAAAGAGCATCAcgtcctgccccctgccccaccaccaccattttacagataaggaaactgaggctcagaaggccACACAGGGCTTGCCTACAGCCTCACgactgtcttttcctcttgcCTCAGCCAAACTGGGGGAGACTGGAGAGGAGTGGCCGCTCATATTAATGAGCTCTGGGAGGCTTCTGTGCCAAGTGCTGTCCCTACCTATCTCCTTAACCCTCCCCTGGGAAGTAGGGACCATCACCTCcgtttaaagatgagaaaactgaggcccagagaggggaagtgacttgtccaataTCACACAGCTTGGAAAGCCTCATGTCCAGTCTCTTTCCCCTCACAGGGCTGACCCTAAGGCAGACAAACAGCCAAGGTGAGCAGTTGTGACTACTCTGTAAGCTTGGGACACGACTCATGCCAAGccaggggctgggcctggggcccAGATTCTGCTCCCCAAGCAGCACTGGACTGTGACCCGGAGGCACAGGTCAGAACGCTGCTCCTCTGAGACCTAAGGGCCTGGGGCAGGTGCCTCCATCCAGCAGACCCTACTCCCCACCGCCCTGTGGCCAGCGAGCAGGGGGCGCTCTGGGATCTGCTGCTGCCGCCTCGGCCCCCGCCTCACCGGGCTCTTGGCTGCCCGATTTCTGTGTCTGGTCTAGGCCTCGGAAGCACTGCCAGCTCTGGAGGAGAGGCTGGGAGCTCCCATTCTCCAAAGCCAGGCCCTCCTGCTCAGACGTGAGCTCATCAGGCCCTCTCCCACAGGCTGGGTAGCGGGGATGGTGGCAGACAGGAGTACAGGGGAGAAAGACCCAGCCCACGTAGAGGCTGCTGGGCAGGTGGGATCGGAACAGCATTTTGGGACAGGGCTCAGCCCACGCTGTCCCCAGACTAGAAGGTACTCCTCTCCCCCACTCCCAGGCCCTCTCCTATTTCTGAACACCAGCTCAGCACCGAACAGGCACTCTGTGTTGGAAGGAACCCAAGAAGGCTGTACTCTTCCTGCCCCCTGCCGCCCAGTCCAGGCCCTGCGTCTGAGAGAAAGCTCTTCCTCACCAGGCGTGAAGAGTGGCCACTCTGAGCAAAGCTGCTGTCCAGGGGGCCCTGAGCTGCCACTCAGCCCAGTCTCTGGTCTCATCCACTCCCGGGCCCTTCCCTCCACTTCAGCCACCAGTCCCAGGACCTGATCTTCATCATCCCCGAAACTGCTCCACCATCTCTGAAACCTGCGTCTCCCCAGCCCACAGGACACCTTCAGAGTCAGGCAACCCTGGTCCCAACTGGGGCGTGGACACggaccagctgtgtgaccatgggcaagtgtCTTTGCCTCTCTGACCCTGTTTTCTGACTTCTGTAGAACAATACTCAGA encodes:
- the ADGRB2 gene encoding adhesion G protein-coupled receptor B2 isoform X2; the encoded protein is MQGQGTSRPGGPRPRVGLGSAAQRAPRRRRGKGHRMTPACPLLLSVILSLRLAAAFDPAPSACSALASGVLYGAFSLQDLFPTIASGCSWTLENPDPTKYSLYLRFNRQEQVCAHFAPRLLPLDHYLVNFTCLRPSPDEAEAQAELGRPEEEEEAAGLELCGGSGPFTFLHFDKNFVQLCLSAEPSEAPRLLAPAALAFRFVEVLLINNNNSSQFTCGVLCRWSEECGRAAGRACGFAQPGCSCPGETGASPATTTPPGPPAAHTLSNALVPGGPAPPAEADLHSGSSNDLFTTEMRYGEEPEEEPKVKTQWPRSADEPGLYMAQTGDPAAEEWSPWSVCSLTCGQGLQVRTRSCVSSPYGTLCSGPLRETRPCNNSATCPVHGVWEEWGSWSLCSRSCGRGSRSRMRTCVPPQHGGKACEGPELQTKLCSMAACPVEGQWLEWGPWGPCSMSCANGTQQRSRKCSVAGPAWATCTGALTDTRECGNLECPATDGKWGPWNAWSLCSKTCDTGWQRRFRMCQATGAQGYPCEGTGEEVKPCSEKRCPAFHEMCRDEYVMLMMWKKAAAGEIIYNKCPPNASGSASRRCLLSAQGVAYWGLPSFARCISHEYRYLYLSLREHLAKGQRMLAGEGMSQVVRSLQELLARRTYYSGDLLFSVDILRNVTDTFKRATYVPSADDVQRFFQVVSFMVDAENKDKWDDAQQVSPGSVHLLRVVEDFIHLVGDALKAFQSSLIVTDNLVISIQREPVSAVSSDITFPMRGRRGMKDWVRYSEDRLFLPKEVLSLSSPGKPAASGAAGSLGRGRGPGTVPPGPGHSHQRLLPADPEESSSYFVIGAVLYRTLGLILPPPRPPLAVTSRVMTVTVRPPTQPLAEPLITVELSYIINGTTDPHCASWDYSRADASSGDWDTESCQTLETQAAHTRCQCQHLSTFAVLAQPPKDLTLELAGSPSVPLVIGCAVSCMALLTLLAIYAAFWRFIKSERSIILLNFCLSILASNILILVGQSRVLSKGVCTMTAAFLHFFFLSSFCWVLTEAWQSYLAVIGRMRTRLVRKRFLCLGWGLPALVVAVSVGFTRTKGYGTSSYCWLSLEGGLLYAFVGPAAVIVLVNMLIGIIVFNKLMARDGISDKSKKQRAGSERCPWASLLLPCSACGAVPSPLLSSASARNAMASLWSSCVVLPLLALTWMSAVLAMTDRRSVLFQALFAVFNSAQGFVITAVHCFLRREVQDVVKCQMGVCRADESEDSPDSCKNGQLQILSDFEKDVDLACQTVLFKEVNTCNPSTITGTLSRLSLDEDEEPKSCLVGPEGSLSFSPLPGNLLVPMAASPGLGEPPPPQEANPVYMCGEGGLRQLDLTWLQPAEPGSDGDYMVLPRRTLSLQPGGGGGGGEDAPRARPEGTPRRAAKALGHAEGYPSFLSVDHSGLGLGPAYGSLQNPYGMTFQPPPPTPSARQVPEPGERSRTMPRTVPGSTMKLGSLERKKLRYSDLDFEVMHTRKRHSELYHELNQKFHTFDRYRSQSTAKREKRWSVSSGGAAERSVSSEKPSPGERPGLSQQRRHQSWSTFKSMTLGSLPPKPRERLALHRAAAWEPTEPPDGDFQTEV
- the ADGRB2 gene encoding adhesion G protein-coupled receptor B2 isoform X10: MQGQGTSRPGGPRPRVGLGSAAQRAPRRRRGKGHRMTPACPLLLSVILSLRLAAAFDPAPSACSALASGVLYGAFSLQDLFPTIASGCSWTLENPDPTKYSLYLRFNRQEQVCAHFAPRLLPLDHYLVNFTCLRPSPDEAEAQAELGRPEEEEEAAGLELCGGSGPFTFLHFDKNFVQLCLSAEPSEAPRLLAPAALAFRFVEVLLINNNNSSQFTCGVLCRWSEECGRAAGRACGFAQPGCSCPGETGASPATTTPPGPPAAHTLSNALVPGGPAPPAEADLHSGSSNDLFTTEMRYGEEPEEEPKVKTQWPRSADEPGLYMAQTGDPAAEEWSPWSVCSLTCGQGLQVRTRSCVSSPYGTLCSGPLRETRPCNNSATCPVHGVWEEWGSWSLCSRSCGRGSRSRMRTCVPPQHGGKACEGPELQTKLCSMAACPVEGQWLEWGPWGPCSMSCANGTQQRSRKCSVAGPAWATCTGALTDTRECGNLECPATDGKWGPWNAWSLCSKTCDTGWQRRFRMCQATGAQGYPCEGTGEEVKPCSEKRCPAFHEMCRDEYVMLMMWKKAAAGEIIYNKCPPNASGSASRRCLLSAQGVAYWGLPSFARCISHEYRYLYLSLREHLAKGQRMLAGEGMSQVVRSLQELLARRTYYSGDLLFSVDILRNVTDTFKRATYVPSADDVQRFFQVVSFMVDAENKDKWDDAQQVSPGSVHLLRVVEDFIHLVGDALKAFQSSLIVTDNLVISIQREPVSAVSSDITFPMRGRRGMKDWVRYSEDRLFLPKEVLSLSSPGKPAASGAAGSLGRGRGPGTVPPGPGHSHQRLLPADPEESSSYFVIGAVLYRTLGLILPPPRPPLAVTSRVMTVTVRPPTQPLAEPLITVELSYIINGTTDPHCASWDYSRADASSGDWDTESCQTLETQAAHTRCQCQHLSTFAVLAQPPKDLTLELAGSPSVPLVIGCAVSCMALLTLLAIYAAFWRFIKSERSIILLNFCLSILASNILILVGQSRVLSKGVCTMTAAFLHFFFLSSFCWVLTEAWQSYLAVIGRMRTRLVRKRFLCLGWGLPALVVAVSVGFTRTKGYGTSSYCWLSLEGGLLYAFVGPAAVIVLVNMLIGIIVFNKLMARDGISDKSKKQRAGSERCPWASLLLPCSACGAVPSPLLSSASARNAMASLWSSCVVLPLLALTWMSAVLAMTDRRSVLFQALFAVFNSAQGFVITAVHCFLRREVQDVVKCQMGVCRADESEDSPDSCKNGQLQILTLKKMWIWLVRQCCSRRSTLVTRPPSRAHCPACPWTRTRSPSPASWVLRAASASHRCLAISWCPWQPHQGWGSHRPPRRPTLCTCVGRVACGSWISRGCSLPSRAPTGTTWCCPGGL